The nucleotide sequence GAGAAGTGGTGCCGACGAGAGGACTTGAACCCCCAACCTTCGTATTACGAATACGCTGCACTACCAGTTGTGCTACGCCGGCTTTAATCGCAAACTTCAACTTATATCACACGCAGTGATTAATCCAGCGTTACCCGGTTAACTTCTTCCAGGCTGGTGACTCCCTGGAGTGCTTTGAGCAAACCGGACTGCCGGAGATTGTTAAAACCTTCTTTTTTGGCCACTTCTGCAATTTCCAGCGAGTTGCCTTCTTCCATAATAACCTGTTGCATGGATGGCGTAATCTTCACTACTTCATAAATACCCACCCGGCCTTTATAGCCTTTACTGCACTGATCGCAGCCCTTGGGGCCATAAATAACAGCCTCAGCGGCCTGCTCTTCGGTAAAACCTTCTTCCAGCAGTGTCTCTTTGGGAATGTCGACTTCCACTTTGCAGTTGGTGCAGAGGCGCCTTGCCAGGCGCTGTGCGATGATAAGGCTGACCGAGGTTGCGATGTTGAACGACGGCACTCCCATATTCTGCAAGCGGGTCAGGGTTTCCGGCGCACTGTTGGTGTGCAGCGTTGACATCACCATGTGGCCTGTCTGGGCTGCCTTGATAGCGATGTTTGCGGTTTCCAGATCCCGGATCTCACCCACCATGATAATGTCAGGGTCCTGTCGTAGGAATGCCCTTAACGCCTGAGAAAAATCCATGCCCTGCTTGGGGTTTACGTTGACCTGGTTGATGCCTTCCAGGTTGATTTCCACAGGATCTTCAGATGTAGATATATTGCGTTCCGGGGTATTCAAAATATTCAGGCCGGTATAAAGCGATACAGTTTTTCCTGATCCGGTAGGGCCTGTGACCAGAATCATGCCCTGTGGTTGCTCCAGGGCTTCAAGGTACATGGCTTTCTGTTCTTCTTCGTAACCAAGAGCGTCTATCCCCATCTTGGCACTGGATGGATCCAGAATACGCAGTACGATCTTCTCTCCCCAGAGGGTTGGCAGAGTGTTGACCCGGAAATCAATAGACTTGCTTTTCGACAGTTTCATTTTTATCCGACCATCCTGAGGCTTGCGGCGCTCAGAAATGTCCATGGCCGACATGATTTTCAGTCGGGAGGCAATTCTTGGAGACAGAGTGGCTGGCGGCTTGGCGACTTCGTGCAGAACACCGTCTGTCCTGAAACGCACCCGGTAACTTTTTTCGTAAGGCTCGAAGTGCAGGTCGGAAGCGCCTCCCTTAATAGCGCTGAGCAGCATTTTGTTAACAAATTTTACTACCGGCGCATCGTCTTCTGCAGGGCCTCCATAATCTTCGCCTGCTTCTTCTACGGCACTGACTTCCAGATCATCAAGGTTCTCAAACTCTTCATCATCAAAATCACTGAGCGAGTTATCGCCACCTTCTAAAACCCGGTCAATAAAAGCTTCTATTTTGTTTTCTTCAACCAGAACAGGTTCGGTAGCAAGGCCTGTGTTGAAGCGAATTTCGTCAATGGCCTGATGATCAGCAGGATTGACGACGGCAACAAACAGACGGGTTCCGCGTTTGATTAAAGGCATCACCTTGTGCTTGCGAACAAGCTTTTCATTGACGAGTTCTTTCGGGACATTTTCAGGATCGAAAGCGGTAAGGTCCAGAACCGGGATGCCAAACTCTTCAGCGGTCACCAGTGCCAGCTGTTGATAGGTAATCTGCTTATCTTCAATCAGTTGCCAGGACAAGGTTTTGCCGGACTGTTCAGCTTTTGCCTGAGCAGACCGAACGGCATCTTCATCAACCAGCTGATTGACCACCAGACGTACGGCCAGGCCGTTCAGGGGAGTGTCTGCCATTGTGGTTCCATTGTTATTCTGTTTTAAGAGCTGATATCGCAGAACTGTTAATTACTATATCAGCAGAGTTCTGATGGGGTTAAGTAGTTTATTGGGTTTTAAGGGTGGGGGGGCTAAAGATAACAGGGCTACCAGAGAGTAGCCCGTAGCGTTGATTATTGGTTAACGGTCAGAAAAATGAGTTTGGTGATGTCACCTTTTCCGGCGTCATTGTCGTTAACAAGAACAATGGTTTTTTTCCCATCTATTTCAGGGCCTTTAGTAATGCCTTCAATATTCATGTTATCGAATACACCCTTTTCAGTGGCTCGCAATGTACTGAATAGCAGGGTTTTGTTTACTACTCGTTTTGTACCCATCATTTCAGGTGTCAGCCTGGCCTGCCCTGTCACATGATATTGTTTTTCCAGATCCAGATCGACCTTGAAAATTTCCATAACCGAGACAGGCTTTTCAGGTTCAAACCTTTTTCGGGCAGCCTGATCCTGTGGAGAAAAAGTAATCCGGGTTCTTTCAATAACCAGCAATTCTGAAGCACTTAAAGCGAGAAGATCCGAAACCCCTGTTTTTATGGTGGCGGTTGTATTCTGAGTGTATTTCGCTGGCATTCGTTCAACGCCATACAGAAGTTCCTTTTTTACAATCGGATAGAACTGGGAATCATCGCGGAATTCATCCAGTGACAGATGAATGATTCGGCAGGGGGGAGGTGTCGGGGGAGTGTTTTTGCCTGCGGGGAATGCGGCTTTCCAGGGAGCTATGTCCTGACGCAAAGGCATTTCCGTGATAGCGATGACTTCGTTGGTGCCGGGGATAAAATCGATACTTTCTATTCCCCGGTTCCTCTGCAAGCCGATATTCTCGCTTGTTACCCAGTCATAAGCTTTCATGGCAAATTGAGGGAATATATAACTCAGGGTTGATCTGAGTAAGGGGGCGTTGTAGTGAGAAGGAAAATAGTACCGCTGCACCAGTGTTCCGAAGTCCCGGTCAACCCTGAGTAGTGAAGCTGCTACGTCGACGTCTGGAACCCGGAGTGAGTTGTGGACGTCCCAGAACTGTTTCATTCTGAAGGTTTTGACCGGGTATGTAGCGCCCTGTTCAGAAGCGATCAGAAGGTCTGTGCTGTCCTTAAACAAAGCCAGCCCCTCGGTATCAATATGCCCGTCCTGAATCCAGTTTTTACGACTGCTCCATTGAGACTCATCAGGGTCAACCGTTAAATGAATTTCATCTATAAAGCTTGAATCCAGTGCAGGTGCTGCCTGTTCCTGAGTCGATGCTTTAAGGGCATTGAGGACCGCCTGACCTGAGAGTGTATAGAAACGAGGCTTACCAGGTTCTTCATACAGGTTAGGAACAACTCCGGTGTCATCAGACACGATGATGAACTGGTCTGACTTCTGGTCATAACGAATGGAAGATATGCCGAGAACGGGCTGATCTTTCGAATGACCCAGTAAGACGGTTCCTCTGTATGTGTACTTGTTTTGCAGGGGGTTTTGCAGAGGGTTGTTCTGAGAGGCAGCGCTGACGATATGAGTCTGCAACAGAAGGAGTAGAGGCAAAAGCCAGATTATTTTTCTCATAGTTTATCTTTGTACGCTTTTACTATGAAAATGCAGCTTTTCAAACTCTGTACCCATTCTCATACTTCGGGGAGAGCTGCATTTCCTGCTCATGGCTGTTTGGTATGATGATAAGCGTAGTTGAAATTATGCTGGTTAATGATTATTTCCTGATAATATTTGACGTGCTGTTCTCTGGATAAGCCAGACCAGCCCGCTAACTGACAGAATGGTCATAACTATCAAAAAGATAGCACTGAAAGGATTGTCGTCAGGGGATTGCAGCTGGTTTATCAAAAAACCGCGTAATACCCCCGGCTTGGGGAGGGTTTTGCGACACCCTCCTCAGGTGGGGGAGGATGTCAAATTTGAAAACGCACCGAAGCTTCAGGGCTATCTGAGCTGGTAATGGACAGTCAGATGAACAATGACAGGGGCGTCTTTGTGAGTCCGTGATGCAGGAAAAGCATTTCGAATGGCTCTGAGCGTGCTGTTGTGAAACACTTTTCTGCCACGGATAATCTCAGCTTTCATCAGCGAACCATCCGGATTAACTTCCAGCATGACCTCAACGCTTCCTGACAGGTTTCGACGTTGAGCCTGGTAGGGGTAGGTTTTGTTCTGGTTAATAACGGACTGCAGCGTTGCCAGCCACTGTTCAAAGTCACTGGTCTGGCTGGCCTGACTGGATAGCGGTGACGAGTAAGCGTCTGCCCCGGAGATTTCGGGCGACTCTGTGGTGGGGGCAGCCTCTGTAGAAACTGTGCGTCGTTCTGTTTCAGGTTGGTCTGCTGCTTTTTGAACCCGGGGAGTATGAGCAGGCTGTTGAGTTGTTACGGGCTTCAGCGATGGTCGCTCTTCTCGTTGAGGAGGGGTAGAAGGTGTCTCTGGTTGCTCAGGTCGTTTGGAAGCAGGTTGTTTGGAAGCAGGATGCGTTGTTTGAAACGAAACGTCTTTCTGAGCAGAGCGATGGATCAGTCTCAGGCTGATGGTTTGGTGACTTGAAGCCAGACTGGCTGAGGCTGGTTTTTTCCACCATAGGTCATTGTACAGAAGCACAGCATGCACCGTAGTGGCAGCCAGCAAAAATGGTGCAAAAGGTTTTATAATACCGCCCCCGTGGCGAGATGAAACGTCAGAATTGTAGTCTTAATAATCACTGTCTGGAACACTTCCAATACAAAGGTTTTAAATTGATATGCCTGCTTTGTCTGATGCTGATCAGGCTGCAGTTAACGGGCAGGGATCAGATATACTGTGTTGACAGCCTTTCTTACCCGGAGTATTTCCATGAGTGTTGTGTCTCTGAGACGGTCAGGGGTTCTGGCAGCCTGCCTGATAATGACAGGTTGCGCTACGTCAACAGCCGTTAATAATCAACCCGGTCAGCGCCTGCCGGTGATCAGCAAGGAGGGGTCTGCTTTTTATTATCAGTGTGATAAAGGTTTTGGCTTTCCCGCTCATGGAACGGAAAATACGATCACCGTTGATTTAAAAGACGGTTCTCACACATTAAAGCAGAATCTGGTGGCGTCAGGTTTTCATTACAGCCTTGGAAAAATAAGCCTGCAGGGAAAAGGAGATATGGCGTATTTTAACGATGGTTCCCAACGCTACAAATGCCAGATTGACCGCCGCAAAAGCCTTTGGGAAGACGCGCGTTACCGGGGGGCTGATTTCATTGCCATGGGGAACGAGCCAGGCTGGAAACTGGAACTGAGCCGCAAGGGTGACATGTTGTACGTTGGTGACTACGGCACAGTATCGTTCCGAATTGCGACTCCGAAATCGAGCCACGCCGATAAAAGCCCCCTGATATTTGCCGCCAGTGATGCAGAACACAGTCTCTGGCTGTCGATAGAAGACCAGCCTTGTGTTGATACCATGAAAGGTGATCGCTTTGACGTGAGTGTCAGTCTGGTTGTGGACGGAAGACCTTTGACAGGGTGTGGAATGATCCTGAATCCTCTCTATCCATAAGCACTCAGTTGTTTTAAAGCTTGGCTACTTTATGGTTTGGCGGGCTTTTCGGGGTCACCAGGAGAGGCTTTCGCAGTGCCTGTAAGAATTATCCGCCGGGCTTCTGTTGTAGCCTTCGGGAAAACTCTGACTGATATTGGCTGAGGGTAATATCAAAGTTGTATAGAGTGTTCTTCGTGAATTATCTTGCTCGTCAGGAAAGTAAACTGCCGGACTTCCTGTGTATCCATACCACCTATTTGCTCTCAACATTAAATCGGAGCCTGTAAATTGATATAAAACGGTGAGAGGTAGACTGTTTCTATCCGGCCTGAATGCACTGTTAACAAAACTGTGTGGATGATTGCCTGCGTTATCGAGATAAAGCAACTGATAATAGGACGATTGAGGATCCTGACTATCAACAGACTGATAAGGATAGTGGGCAGGCAAATCAAAGGAAAAAATGTGGCTGTGTGAAAAAGTCCTTGTGTAGTATTCACCGGCAATTGACCCAAAAAAATGGTTACCAAAATATTCGGAGTCTTGGGTAAACTGTTCCCCTGCAACCTCTGTTGGCAGTTCGTTTATCCTGCGTAGCAAGACTCTATGGCCATCCTCGCCAGCCAGATAAAACGAATATCCATCCAGTGTATGCCCCATAAGGCCTGTCATATTTACAATAAGATAACCTCTGGTGGTGGAATTATCAGCCAAAATGGAAGCGGCTGAAAAACATAAAACAAATACAAATCTATTGGCCATTATGCATACCCTGTTTAATGAACAGGCAAGCATTATAGAAGCCCACTGGTTTCAGGAGAGTTTCAGTCAGATAGTTTATGATTCAGTAATGGTTTGTTGATACATATCAATAAACTATTAATGTCGTTTTGTTTATATTTTACAGGTAGCTTACCCAGCTGCGCCCGTCGCATTCCCGTTATGTCTGTCACCCAGCATGACCGGAAATACAGACAAATAAGCATAAAAAAACCGCTTTCTTTTTTCTGCGACACCGAAGTCAGTAAGGCATACCTGCCTGAATCGCTTCATTAACCATCACTTTTTCTCGTACTTGCCGTGCCAGATGACAGTCGGCATGGAAGAGTTTTGCAGTTTCGGAGTAATTATGAAACGAGAACAGTGGGCTTCGCGCACCGGGTTTATTCTTGCTGCAGTCGGCTCAGCAATCGGACTGGGAAACATCTGGCGTTTTCCCTACATGGCTTACGAAAACGGCGGGGGTGCGTTTCTTATCCCTTACTTTGTCGCCATGCTGACGGCGGGCATTCCCTTTATGATTATGGAGTTTGGCCTTGGACACAAAATGCGCGGTTCTGCGCCTAAGGTGTTTGCCAGACTGTCGCCACCGACGGAGGTACTTGGCTGGTTTCAGGTGTTTATCGCGGCAGTGATTGCCTGTTATTACGTGGTGATTATTGGCTGGGGCATGTCTTATTTCGGCCTGTCGGTTTCCCAGGGCTGGGGGGCTGATGCCAATGCATTTTTCTTTGGTGAATACCTGCGTTTAGGCGACCATAGCCCAACGTCTTTGGGATCATTGCAATGGCATATTGTGGTTCCCCTGCTGCTGGCATGGTGCGTGACTTTCTTTGCCGTATTTACCGGTGTTCGCGGTGGTATTGAACGGCTGGGTAAGGTAATGATCCCGGTTCTGTTCATTATGGTGGTGCTGTTCACCCTGCGCGTGCTGACTCTGCCGGGTGCGGTGGATGGTTTAAACTGGATGTTCCAGCCTGACTTCAGCAAACTGTCTGATCCCAAAGTATGGAGTGCGGCCTATGGTCAGATCTTCTTCACCCTGAGCGTTGGCTTTGCCATTATGCTGGCGTACTCCAGCTATCTGCCTGAAAAGTCCGACATCAACAACAACGCCTTTATGACCGTATTTATTAATTGCGGTT is from Endozoicomonas gorgoniicola and encodes:
- a CDS encoding sodium-dependent transporter, encoding MKREQWASRTGFILAAVGSAIGLGNIWRFPYMAYENGGGAFLIPYFVAMLTAGIPFMIMEFGLGHKMRGSAPKVFARLSPPTEVLGWFQVFIAAVIACYYVVIIGWGMSYFGLSVSQGWGADANAFFFGEYLRLGDHSPTSLGSLQWHIVVPLLLAWCVTFFAVFTGVRGGIERLGKVMIPVLFIMVVLFTLRVLTLPGAVDGLNWMFQPDFSKLSDPKVWSAAYGQIFFTLSVGFAIMLAYSSYLPEKSDINNNAFMTVFINCGFSLLAGVMIFSVLGYMAAQQGVGITEVVSAGVGLAFVTIPTAINMLPMPWLLGPVFFAALVVAGLSSHISIVEAVTSSVMDKLGWSRKKAASVMCGMGALISLVFATNGGLLLLDLVDYFMNNVALLGSCLIELVLVCWVFRKLPELQGHINGISEFTVGSWWTFCLRFMSVGILLVIVATNLFTAVTENYGGYATFDILLLGWGLMAAMLALSTLLTQSRPISSNSAAEA
- the pilB gene encoding type IV-A pilus assembly ATPase PilB — encoded protein: MADTPLNGLAVRLVVNQLVDEDAVRSAQAKAEQSGKTLSWQLIEDKQITYQQLALVTAEEFGIPVLDLTAFDPENVPKELVNEKLVRKHKVMPLIKRGTRLFVAVVNPADHQAIDEIRFNTGLATEPVLVEENKIEAFIDRVLEGGDNSLSDFDDEEFENLDDLEVSAVEEAGEDYGGPAEDDAPVVKFVNKMLLSAIKGGASDLHFEPYEKSYRVRFRTDGVLHEVAKPPATLSPRIASRLKIMSAMDISERRKPQDGRIKMKLSKSKSIDFRVNTLPTLWGEKIVLRILDPSSAKMGIDALGYEEEQKAMYLEALEQPQGMILVTGPTGSGKTVSLYTGLNILNTPERNISTSEDPVEINLEGINQVNVNPKQGMDFSQALRAFLRQDPDIIMVGEIRDLETANIAIKAAQTGHMVMSTLHTNSAPETLTRLQNMGVPSFNIATSVSLIIAQRLARRLCTNCKVEVDIPKETLLEEGFTEEQAAEAVIYGPKGCDQCSKGYKGRVGIYEVVKITPSMQQVIMEEGNSLEIAEVAKKEGFNNLRQSGLLKALQGVTSLEEVNRVTLD
- a CDS encoding energy transducer TonB, which gives rise to MLLYNDLWWKKPASASLASSHQTISLRLIHRSAQKDVSFQTTHPASKQPASKRPEQPETPSTPPQREERPSLKPVTTQQPAHTPRVQKAADQPETERRTVSTEAAPTTESPEISGADAYSSPLSSQASQTSDFEQWLATLQSVINQNKTYPYQAQRRNLSGSVEVMLEVNPDGSLMKAEIIRGRKVFHNSTLRAIRNAFPASRTHKDAPVIVHLTVHYQLR
- a CDS encoding MliC family protein; the encoded protein is MSVVSLRRSGVLAACLIMTGCATSTAVNNQPGQRLPVISKEGSAFYYQCDKGFGFPAHGTENTITVDLKDGSHTLKQNLVASGFHYSLGKISLQGKGDMAYFNDGSQRYKCQIDRRKSLWEDARYRGADFIAMGNEPGWKLELSRKGDMLYVGDYGTVSFRIATPKSSHADKSPLIFAASDAEHSLWLSIEDQPCVDTMKGDRFDVSVSLVVDGRPLTGCGMILNPLYP
- a CDS encoding esterase-like activity of phytase family protein; the protein is MRKIIWLLPLLLLLQTHIVSAASQNNPLQNPLQNKYTYRGTVLLGHSKDQPVLGISSIRYDQKSDQFIIVSDDTGVVPNLYEEPGKPRFYTLSGQAVLNALKASTQEQAAPALDSSFIDEIHLTVDPDESQWSSRKNWIQDGHIDTEGLALFKDSTDLLIASEQGATYPVKTFRMKQFWDVHNSLRVPDVDVAASLLRVDRDFGTLVQRYYFPSHYNAPLLRSTLSYIFPQFAMKAYDWVTSENIGLQRNRGIESIDFIPGTNEVIAITEMPLRQDIAPWKAAFPAGKNTPPTPPPCRIIHLSLDEFRDDSQFYPIVKKELLYGVERMPAKYTQNTTATIKTGVSDLLALSASELLVIERTRITFSPQDQAARKRFEPEKPVSVMEIFKVDLDLEKQYHVTGQARLTPEMMGTKRVVNKTLLFSTLRATEKGVFDNMNIEGITKGPEIDGKKTIVLVNDNDAGKGDITKLIFLTVNQ